The region CACTCCTTGTTAAGGTCAATCCTACAATTTACGCCTATTAGGCAGCTTAAATTGTCAATGACAGGGGGATAAAATCAGATTAGCTTATTGATCTACCTAAATTTGTATGTCGATGTAGGCACTTATATAAGAATATGGTCAAAATACACCCTGATCATGTAGAAAATATGAAGAATTAAACGAATAAGGATGCGAAGTAATGGTGATATCTAGTCAGCAACTACAGGCCATGATGGACAAGGGTCAAGGGGTAGCAGCGCGCCTGCTGGACCGATTGCCTAAAATTGCTCAGGAAAGAATTGTCAGAAGTCTGGATTATCCTTATGACTATCCTGAACTTGATCCTTTTATAAAATGTCTGATGGCCGTGCAGTTAAAACAGGGCAAGGCTGGAATAGTTAGCGAAGATATCGCGCAGTCACGCATTTTCTTTGAACAGAGCATGCAGTTGCTAAAATCCAAACCGACTGCCATTCGCCAGGTTGAAGATATCCAGTTAGCTTTGCACAGTGGCATCGTACAGGCACGTCACTATCACCCGGCTCCAGCTAAAAAGTTGCCTTTAATTATGTTCTATCATGGAGGTGGCTTCCTGATTGGTAGTCTAGACACCCATGATGAGTATTGTCGTTTGCTGGCCAAACATGCGAATGCGCAGGTATTAAGTGTGGCTTATCCTTTGGCGCCGGAGCATCATCCTTCACAAATGGTTCAAGTTTGCGAGGATGCATTGGCTTGGGCACATCAACACAGCAAGCAGCTCAGAATTCTAAAAAAACGTATTGCAGTCGCAGGGGACAGTGCGGGTGGCAATCTAGCGGCAGTCGTAGCTCAGCGCAGTGCAGATAAGATTTATGTGCCTCAGGCTCAACTATTGATTTATCCAGCGATGGACTTTAAAAGCCGTCATCCTTCTTATTTTGCTTATAAAGATGGTCTGGTACTCACTGATGGTGATATCGAATTGGTGGCTTATCATTATGCGGAACGACATGAGGTTGCATTGGATGATCCGCTGATTTCACCGACCTATGGCAACCTGAAAAATTTACCACCAGCTTATCTGATTACTGCAGGCCATGATGTGCTGCATGATGAAGGAACTATCTATGCCCATAAGCTGCGTCAGCATGGGGTGAAAGTGCATTATCATGACTATGCTGATCAGGCACATGGCTTTATTAATCTGACCACTATTTCAAGACGCGCCAAAAAGAATGTCATTGAGATGAGCAAACACTTCCGCAAGTTCTGGGATAAGCATAGTTAAAAGTTATTTATACCAGGCATAGAGCAAAACTTAGAAAAGGTGTTTCACGTGAAACACCTTTTTACTTTTTATGTAGCTTGGCTTCAGGGAAGACCAAGTTGAATTTAGGTACATAAAAGCTTTGTATATATTTGGCTCGGGAAAAATCCGGGAAAATCGATTGCGTGTTTTGCCACTCTGCCTGAGCAAGTTTGGAAAGATAACCACGGAATTGCGGGCTAAACTGATAATGTACCGATTTCCAGGTTTGTCGGATCTTTAACATGGAAGTCGGAAGATGGTGACTATTTAAATAGAAAGAACGTGGTGATTTGGATTTTTTCAGGTGGACAGTCATGCTTTGCCCCTGATGTGTAATACGGCAAATCACTTCCTGTCCCTGTTCCTGCCATTCAAATTCTGCATATTCCTTTGGAATACCCCATAAATGTTGACCATGCACAATAGATTCTTGGGTAGAAACATAAATCTTTGGAATGGTAGACAGACGTCTGCGACTTATTAAGGGATGATCCATAATCAGCAGTTCATCATAAGGACCTACAGGAGAATGGTGATAACGCACCAGCATGACTTGTACAACACGACCCAGTGGGGAGGGGGCAATTCCAAAGTTTCGAGATTCACGAATAAAATGTGGTGTGATCCAATAATTCAAAATAAAACCTTCTCCCTGTAAATGCCAGGGAGGAAACTGATGAATATTTTTCTCCTGCAAACGGTGCACGTTCATGCTTATTCTCTTGTAATTGGTCGGTTAGGGTAATGCATTAATGGGTATCAAAGATTAATATAGCTTCATTCTCAACCATTACTTCTAAGTAGATGAGTTAAAAAATGTTAAAAAAACCATTATATGCAATAGCTTTAACCGCTTTATCTTTACCGGTACTGGCTGCCAACTCAATAGTTGAAATGAAAACTTCTGTGGGGAATATCGAAATTGAGCTTTATGACGATAAAGCACCGATCTCTGCCAAGAACTTTGAAGCCTATGTCAAAGATAACTTTTATAAAGGCACCATCTTCCACCGGGTGATTCCTGGCTTTATGGTACAGGGTGGAGGCTTTGATGCGAATATGGTGGAAAAGCCAAATAATAAGTCGTCCATTAAGAATGAATCCTATAACGGTTTAACCAACACGCGTGGCACCTTGGCTATGGCACGTATGAACCAGCCAGATTCAGCCCGTTCTCAGTTCTTTGTGAATCTGGTCGATAATAACTTTTTGAACCGTTCTCGTATGAATGCGGGTTATGCGGTGTTTGGCAAAGTCACTAAAGGTATGGATGTGGTTGATAAAATTGCTGGTGTAGCGACTGCCAACTATGGAATGCATCAAAATGTGCCGCTAAAACCCGTTATTATTAATAGCGTGAGCATTAAAACAGCAAGCCCACAAAAATAAGTAAAAAATGATGCAGAAATATTTTATGGGTATTTTTATTTTATAATCATGTGTTTATGTGAATAATAGAGTGAAAATGATTCATATTGGTGCATAAAAATAGTACACTCGTGATTTGTGTCAGTGAAAAGCACTTGCACGTGTAGGAAATTGCCCTATAATGCACCCATACCGACGAGATACACGGAAACGAACGAAGCAGATTGCTGAGTTGTTAAGTGTTTCAAGTCCAGCTTCTAGCACTGACGAGGTGTTAGAAAGATCATTAAGAGATTATGAAGAACAACTTGTGTGGATTTTTACTGGTTGATCAATCGAATATATTTTCATTGATAATTGGTAGAAATTTCTCGAAGTTTATTTGAGCAAATTTTTTGTCAGTAATTGATGAGCCAAGATTGGTACACTATATGTACTATTGATTTTAAACTGAAGAGTTTGATCATGGCTCAGATTGAACGCTGGCGGCAGGCTTAACACATGCAAGTCGAGCGGGGTGAAGGTAGCTTGCTACTGGATCTTAGCGGCGGACGGGTGAGTAATGCTTAGGAATCTGCCTATTAGTGGGGGACAACGTTCCGAAAGGAACGCTAATACCGCATACGTCCTACGGGAGAAAGCAGGGGACCTTCGGGCCTTGCGCTAGTAGATGAGCCTAAGTCGGATTAGCTAGTTGGTGGGGTAAAGGCCTACCAAGGCGACGATCTGTAGCGGGTCTGAGAGGATGATCCGCCACACTGGGACTGAGACACGGCCCAGACTCCTACGGGAGGCAGCAGTGGGGAATATTGGACAATGGGCGGAAGCCTGATCCAGCCATGCCGCGTGTGTGAAGAAGGCCTTTTGGTTGTAAAGCACTTTAAGCGAGGAGGAGGAACTCTAGATTAATACTCTAGATGTTTGGACGTTACTCGCAGAATAAGCACCGGCTAACTCTGTGCCAGCAGCCGCGGTAATACAGAGGGTGCGAGCGTTAATCGGATTTACTGGGCGTAAAGCGTGCGTAGGCGGCTTTTTAAGTCGGATGTGAAATCCCTGAGCTTAACTTAGGAATTGCATTCGATACTGGAAAGCTAGAGTATGGGAGAGGATGGTAGAATTCCAGGTGTAGCGGTGAAATGCGTAGAGATCTGGAGGAATACCGATGGCGAAGGCAGCCATCTGGCCTAATACTGACGCTGAGGTACGAAAGCATGGGGAGCAAACAGGATTAGATACCCTGGTAGTCCATGCCGTAAACGATGTCTACTAGCCGTTGGGGCCTTTGAGGCTTTAGTGGCGCAGCTAACGCGATAAGTAGACCGCCTGGGGAGTACGGTCGCAAGACTAAAACTCAAATGAATTGACGGGGGCCCGCACAAGCGGTGGAGCATGTGGTTTAATTCGATGCAACGCGAAGAACCTTACCTGGCCTTGACATACTAAGAACTTTCCAGAGATGGATTGGTGCCTTCGGGAACTTAGATACAGGTGCTGCATGGCTGTCGTCAGCTCGTGTCGTGAGATGTTGGGTTAAGTCCCGCAACGAGCGCAACCCTTTTCCTTATTTGCCAGCGGGTTATGCCGGGAACTTTAAGGATACTGCCAGTGACAAACTGGAGGAAGGCGGGGACGACGTCAAGTCATCATGGCCCTTACGGCCAGGGCTACACACGTGCTACAATGGTCGGTACAAAGGGTTGCTACCTCGCGAGAGGATGCTAATCTCAAAAAGCCGATCGTAGTCCGGATCGCAGTCTGCAACTCGACTGCGTGAAGTCGGAATCGCTAGTAATCGCGGATCAGAATGCCGCGGTGAATACGTTCCCGGGCCTTGTACACACCGCCCGTCACACCATGGGAGTTTGTTGCACCAGAAGTAGGTAGTCTAACCGTAAGGAGGACGCTTACCACGGTGTGGCCGATGACTGGGGTGAAGTCGTAACAAGGTAGCCGTAGGGGAACCTGCGGCTGGATCACCTCCTTAACGAAAGATTGACGATTGGTAAGAATCCACAACAAGTTGTTCTTCATGACGATGTATCTGAGGGTCTGTAGCTCAGTTGGTTAGAGCACACGCTTGATAAGCGTGGGGTCACAAGTTCAAGTCTTGTCAGACCCACCACTAACGACAAGCAAGCAATTGCAGAGTGAAGAAATCAGAAACATTGACTTATTGATAAGCTGGGGACTTAGCTTAGTTGGTAGAGCGCCTGCTTTGCACGCAGGAGGTCAGGAGTTCGACTCTCCTAGTCTCCACCAAATTTCAAGACAAGAAAAGCATGCTTTTCCTTGAAATTTAAGCAAGAAGCTACGCTTCGCGCAGTTGAAAGACTACGTAATAAGCAAACGGTTTGTTAGATTATAGAATTTAGTAAGAAGTTGGCGTAATATGCGCATCTTATTAAATTCTGTGATTTATCACAGCATCTAGACCTGACGAAGGCTAGAGAAATCATTAACAGAATATATTTGAGTTGAAATAATTTGTTCAAACTCGTTTTAAACAACCTAACAAGCAATTGTGAAAGTTGAATGAAATGAGTTCTAGCGATTAAACTGAATCAAGCGTTTTGGTATATGAATCTAATTGAAGCTGTACAGTGATTAAGTTCACAAGACACTAAACTGTTATGTTGGTTGTTCTACTTGTAGGAACAAACGACTGTTTGGGGTTGTATAGTCAAGTAATTAAGTGCATGTGGTGGATGCCTTGGCAGTCAGAGGCGATGAAAGACGTGATAGCCTGCGAAAAGCTCCGGGGAGGCGGCAAATATCCTGTGATCCGGAGATGTCTGAATGGGGAAACCCACCTGGTATAAGCCAGGTATCATTAACTGAATACATAGGTTAATGAGGCGAACGGAGGGAAGTGAAACATCTCAGTACCTCTAGGAAAAGAAATCAATTGAGATTCCCTCAGTAGCGGCGAGCGAACGGGGAACAGCCCATTAAGTCATATCAGTTTTAGTGGAATGCTCTGGGAAGTGCAACCATAGTGGGTGATAGTCCTGTACACGAAAGGGCTGATATGATGATGTCGAGTAGGGCGAGGCACGTGAAACCTTGTCTGAATATGGGGGGACCATCCTCCAAGGCTAAATACTCCTGACTGACCGATAGTGAACCAGTACCGTGAGGGAAAGGCGAAAAGAACCCCTGTGAGGGGAGTGAAATAGATCCTGAAACCGCATGCATACAAGCAGTGGGAGCCGACTTGTTCGGTGACTGCGTACCTTTTGTATAATGGGTCAGCGACTTATATTCAGTAGCAAGGTTAACCGTATAGGGGAGCCGTAGGGAAACCGAGTCTTAATAGGGCGTTTAGTTGCTGGGTATAGACCCGAAACCGGGTGATCTATCCATGAGCAGGTTGAAGGTTAGGTAACACTGACTGGAGGACCGAACCCACTGTCGTTGAAAAGCCAGGGGATGACTTGTGGATAGGGGTGAAAGGCTAATCAAACTCGGTGATAGCTGGTTCTCCCCGAAAGCTATTTAGGTAGCGCCTCGGACGAATACCATTGGGGGTAGAGCACTGTTTCGGCTAGGGGGTCATCCCGACTTACCAAACCGATGCAAACTCCGAATACCAATGAGTACTATCCGGGAGACAGACTGCGGGTGCTAACGTCCGTAGTCAAGAGGAAAACAATCCAGACCGCCAGCTAAGGCCCCTAAATTATAGTTAAGTGGGAAACGATGTGGGAAGGCATAGACAGCTAGGAGGTTGGCTTAGAAGCAGCCACCCTTTAAAGAAAGCGTAATAGCTCACTAGTCGAGTCGGCCTGCGCGGAAGATGTAACGGGGCTAAAACTATATGCCGAAGCTGCGGATTTGCAATTTATTGCAAGTGGTAGGGGAGCGTTCTGTAAGCCGATGAAGGTGGATTGAGAAGTCTGCTGGAGGTATCAGAAGTGCGAATGCTGACGTGAGTAACGACAAAGCGGGTGAAAAACCCGCTCGCTGAAAGACCAAGGGTTCCAGTCCAACGTTAATCGGGGCTGGGTGAGTCGACCCCTAAGGCGAGGCCGAGAGGCGTAGTCGATGGGAAATTGGTTAATATTCCAATACTTCTGTTTAATGCGATGAGAGGACGGAGAAGGTTAAGTCAGCCTGGCGTTGGTTGTCCAGGTGGAAGGTTGTAGGCATGTATCTTAGGCAAATCCGGGGTACTCTATGCTGAGAACTGATAGCAAGCTGTACTTGTACAGTGAAGTGGCTGATACCATACTTCCAGGAAAAGTCTCTAAGCTTCAGTTAAACAGGAATCGTACCCGAAACCGACACAGGTGGTCAGGTCGAGTAGACCAAAGCGCTTGAGAGAACTCTGCTGAAGGAACTAGGCAAAATGGTACCGTAACTTCGGGAGAAGGTACGCTGTTGATGGTGATAGGACTTGCTCCTTGAGCTGTCGACAGCCTCAGAAACCAGGCCCCTGCAACTGTTTATTAAAAACATAGCACTCTGCAAACACGAAAGTGGACGTATAGGGTGTGATGCCTGCCCGGTGCTGGAAGGTTAATTGATGTGGTTAGCGCAAGCGAAGCTATTGATCGAAGCCCCAGTAAACGGCGGCCGTAACTATAACGGTCCTAAGGTAGCGAAATTCCTTGTCGGGTAAGTTCCGACCTGCACGAATGGCATAATGATGGGGGCGCTGTCTCCAGCAGAGGCTCAGTGAAATCGAAATCGCCGTGAAGATGCGGTGTACCCGCGGCTAGACGGAAAGACCCCGTGAACCTTTACTGCAGCTTGACATTGAACTTTGATCTTACTTGTGTAGGATAGGTGGGAGGCTTTGAAGTGGCGACGCTAGTTGCCATGGAGCCGTCCTTGAAATACCACCCTGGTAATATTGAGGTTCTAACTCTGCTCCATTATCTGGAGCGAGGACCATGTCTGGTGGGTAGTTTGACTGGGGCGGTCTCCTCCTAAAGAGTAACGGAGGAGTACGAAGGTGCGCTCAGCGTGGTCGGAAATCACGCGTAGAGTATAAAGGCAAAAGCGCGCTTAACTGCGAGACCCACAAGTCGAGCAGGTACGAAAGTAGGTCTTAGTGATCCGGTGGTTCTGTATGGAAGGGCCATCGCTCAACGGATAAAAGGTACTCTGGGGATAACAGGCTGATACCGCCCAAGAGTTCATATCGACGGCGGTGTTTGGCACCTCGATGTCGGCTCATCTCATCCTGGGGCTGAAGCAGGTCCCAAGGGTATGGCTGTTCGCCATTTAAAGAGGTACGCGAGCTGGGTTTAGAACGTCGTGAGACAGTTCGGTCCCTATCTACCGTGGGCGCTGGAAATTTGAGAGGATCTGCTCCTAGTACGAGAGGACCAGAGTGGACGAACCTCTGGTGTACCGGTTGTGACGCCAGTCGCATCGCCGGGTAGCTATGTTCGGAAGGGATAACCGCTGAAAGCATCTAAGCGGGAAGCCTACCTCAAGATAAGATTTCCCTGTGACTTTATGTCACCTAAAGAGCCGTTGAAGACTACGACGTTGATAGGTTGGATGTGGAAGTGTAGTGATACATGAAGCTGACCAATACTAATTGCTCGTGAGGCTTGACTATACAACACCCAAACAGTTGTATATAAAGCATCAATTGATTTCATATTAATCAAAGCAACTTGATTTAGTGATCAAGCTAGATAAAATGAACACCTTAGATTGACTCAAGTATCTCTGTTAATAACTCATTTGGTAGAAAGCAAGGCATCTAAATAAGACCTAGCGAGTATCCATAAACAGTTGTGCTGGCGACAATAGCAAGAGTGAACCACCTGATCCCTTCCCGAACTCAGAAGTGAAACCTCTTAGCGCTGATGGTAGTGTGGGGTTACCCATGTGAGAGTAAGTCATCGCCAGCTCATTAATTCAAAAACACCCCCTGACAACAGGGGGTGTTTTTTTATGCGTGGACTTTAGAATTTAAAGAAAATCACATTTTCACTGCTGATTAAACGCTATTTAATAGTCAGATGTTGTACTGGTAATAGAATATTTCTTTTTTATGTCATATGGCTCAGCCTGATTCATACTCAGCTTTATAATACAGTCATCATTTATCTAAGTCAGCTATCATCTCCGTTTACGATTGTTAACCTTTTTATGCTTTTAGTGAGCGTTTGAGATGCTAAATTGTGGGTTATTCGTTTTAATAAGTATGTAGAATAACAATGAAACAGGTTCATCTCGCAGCAATGTTGTGTTTAGGCTTTATCCCTTATAGTCTGACTGCCTGTCATGCACAGGACAAGACGTCGCAGGAACTCAATAAGAGTCCAGAGCAGACAAAATCCACTTCTCAACCCGTAGCTTCCTCCTCTTCCGCTCAAGTACAGCAAGCCTATAAGGTCAATAATATTGCCCAGTTCAATGAACCTTGGGCCATAGCACCTTTAAATGATGTTCGTCTACTGATTACCGAGCGTAAAGGCAGACTGTACTTATTTGATCCACAGACCAAGAAAAAGACTGAAATTAAAGGTATTCCAAAAGTGGCCTATGGCGGTCAGGGGGGCTTGGGTGATGTCGCGCTGCATCCTGATTTCGCCAATAATTCATGGATCTATCTGAGCTATGCTGAGCAGGGCCAAGGCGGCTATGGTGCAGTGGTGGTTCGTGGCAAGCTGGATTTGAAGCAGAGTACACCAAAACTGACCCAAATCGAAAAAATCTGGACACAGGTTCCCAAGTTTTCTTCGGGGCAGGGTCATTATGGACACCGGATTGTCTTTGGCTCAGATACTAAGCTCTGGATCAGCTCGGGTGAACGTCAACAGTTTGATCCTGCACAAGATATGAAGTCCAATACTGGCAAGATTATTCGCCTGAATGCTGATGGTTCGATACCGCAAGATAATCCCTTTATGAATCAGGGTGAAATTGCCAAGCAGATCTGGAGCTTGGGACACCGAAATCCTCTAGGACTGGCTTTTGATCCACAAGGGCAGCTCTGGGTGATTGAAATGGGGCCTAAAGGTGGAGATGAGCTGAATAAGGTCATCAAGGGCAAGAATTATGGCTATCCGATTGTGTCTAATGGTGATCATTATGATGGCAAACCAATTCCAGATCACAGTACCCGGCCTGAATTTGAAGCACCTGCACTGGACTGGACACCCGTAATCTCTCCATCTGACCTGAACTTCTATACCGGACAAATGTTCCCACAATGGCAAAATAAAGCGATAGCCACAGGTCTTTCTTCCAAGGCAATTGTTATTGTAGATACGATGCAGCAACCTGCAAAAGAAGTGCAACGGCTGGATATGAAAGCACGGATTCGTGGCGCAGTACAGGCTGAGGATGGGGGCATCTGGGTGATTGAAGATGGCCCTCAGGCACGTTTATTAAAGCTCACAGCGCTTTAAGTTCTGAGTTTAAAAAAAGAGGATTCTTTAGCATCCTCTTTTTTTGTATAAGAATGAAATATGCTTATAGATATATAAGAGAAAAGCCCTGACATCCTGTCAGGGCTTTTCCAGATTCATTGACCAAGGTATAACTCCTGTCATACCGATCAGCTTCCTGCTGCATTTATTGTTTTTTATTCTTCAAGACATCCTGTCCTGTATGTCTTCACTATAAGGGGAAGTAAGGGTCCGGTATAGTCTCAATTCTCCCCAATGTTTGTGCGCTACAGCGTACAGGGGTGCTGCAATTTGCAGCAGGATAGCGGGAGTACTTAAACTTATAGAAAACCCATAAAGTAAAAGGCCCCGACATCCTGTCGAGGCCTTCTGGATTTGCTGTGAAGATCTGACTCCCTGTCGGATCTGGCAACTTCCTGTTGTGATGCGCTTTTTCTTATTCTTATATCGCAATTGGACATCCTGTCCGGTGATGGCTTTAATATAGCGTGTATATTTATAGGCAAATAGCAGTGATTTCTGCTTGGCTTGTAAGCTAAAACGGACGAGGCTGTCGGCGGTAACTTATGCACTGACATACTGAATCAGTTTATTTACCACATTTCGCAGGGTTTTATTATCAAATTCATTCCCTTCAAAGGTATAGTCCTTAGCTCGACTGAAAATATCACGGATTTCTATCACGGCATTGGTATCTACTAAACCAAGCTGGGTACCGACCTGACGGATCTGGTCGATAGAACGCGAGCCATTGGTCACACCATAGCCGACATAAGCCGCCGGTTTTCCTTGCCATTCCTTACCCAGATAATCCAGGGCATTTTTCAGGGCTGGACTATAGCCATGGTTATATTCCGGGCTGATAAAAATAATGGCGTCTGCCAGTGTAATAAAATCAGCCCATTCCTGCTGTTTAGGCTGGTCATAAATACCGGTAAGTGGAGGATGTGCCCCAGAAAATATTGGTAGATCCCATTCTTTCAGATCGACAATTTCAGCTTCCACGGTACTGAAGTGATAAGTTTTAATTTGTTTAAAGATCCAGTCAGCTACTTTGATCGCCACACGTCCTTCGCGAATACTGCCTACAATGATGTAAATCTTCATCTTATTATCCTGTCATTGCTTCACTAAATGTAAATTAATCAGAATGAGCAGGGATGAATAGGCATGATTTGTATCTTGATATCTGCGCCATAAAAAAAGCGCCCGAAGGCGCTTTGTCGTGAAATGATGCTTACATCAATTTCACACCTTGTTGACCGGCTGGAGTTACTTTAAAGATTTCTACTTCAAAAGTAATATTCTTGCCAGCCAGCGGGTGGTTGAAATCTACTTCAGTGATGTCATCACCGACAGTTTTTACCACGCCATACAGGCTTTGTTTAGCTTTGTCTTCAAACTCAATCATGTGACCTTCAATTGGACGTTCGCCAAATTTCACAGTATCAAATTTTTGTACGTTTTCAGGATTCCATGGACCGAAAGCATCTTCTGGAGGAAGACTTACGGTACGACGGTCACCAGCGCGTAAACCGAACAGCGCTTTTTCAAAGCCTGGCAGCAAGCTACCATCGCCCATCACCAGACTGACTGGTTCAGCACGACTGCGGGTATTGTCAATTTCAACGCCATTTTCAATAGCGACTGAGAAATGCAGCTCGACTCTGGCGCCAGCTTCAATACGAGTTTCCTCGTTAGGATTAATAAAATCAGTCATGTTGTTTCGCCTGCTGTTGATTGCGTTTGCCTTCCAAGAAGAAGGTGTCAATCAGCATTAAAATAGTACCTAAAGTAATGGCACTGTCTGCAATATTAAATGCAGGGAAGTGACTGTTGTTGTAGTAGATATGAATGAAGTCCACCACATAACCCAATGACACACGGTCAATCAGGTTACCCACTGCACCACCTAAGATGAGGGCGATTGCCAGTGGCAACACTTTTATGCTCTTTGGCATACGCATCAGCCAGAACACAAAAATCACAGACACTAAACCTGCAAGCGAGGTAAAGAAATAACGTTGCCATCCACCGGCATCGGACAAGAAACTAAAAGCTGCGCCATAGTTATGTAGTAATGTCCAATTTAAAAAGGGCAGTACCGGTACTGGATCTGCATAATTCAGATTTGATACCGCAATCCATTTGGTCCATTGATCCAGAATGATTGCCACAATTGCCAAGCCTATCCACCACAAATTGTGGGGATAGAATTGGAATAAGCCCTTTTTATTTTGTGGATTAGGCATATTTTCTCTCTTCGCCTTGACCTGTAGGAAGGTTGATAATACAACGACCGCATAGACCCGGATGTGCAGCATGTGTATTTACATCTGGAAGTACATGCCAGCAACGTACACATTTTTCGCCATCAGCCGCCGATACTTTCACATTCAAGCCTTCTAAATCAGAAGCTTCACCTTGTGCTGCATCAAATTCATTCACGATCACTTGCGAAGTAATCAGAACGAAACGAAGCTCATCATCTAACTTATCAAGTACCGCTTTAAGCTCAGCAGTCGCCCAAAGTTCAACTTTGGCAGACAGGTTAGAACCCACAGTTTTTTCAGTACGCGCCGCTTCAATAAACTTGTTCACTGCAGATTTCACCGCAATTAAAGTTTGCCATTCAGCTTCAGTCACCAGGTTCGCAGTTGCAGCAACTGGAATGTCATACCATTCAGCGGTGAACACGTATTTCTCTGATTGCTCAGGAATCAGTGGCCAAGCTTCTTGTGCAGTAAAGCTCAAGATTGGTGCCATCCAGCGTACAAAGGCTTGTACCAGGTGATACAACGCAGTTTGTGCAGAGTGACGTGCTGCTGAGTCCGCTTTGGTGGTGTACTGACGGTCTTTGATGATGTCTAAGTAGAAACCACCTAAATCGTTAATACAGAAGTTGGTTAAGGCATTGGTGACGATATGGAAGTTCATATCTTCGTATGCTTTCTGAATAGTTTCCTGAACTTCAGCCGCACGTTGCAGGATGTATTGATCAAGCGCGATCAATTGATCTACAGGAAGGGCATCTGTTGAAGGTTTGAAGCCATTCAGGTTCGCCAGCAAGAAACGCAGCGTGTTACGAATACGACGGTAACCGTCTGATGCACGGCTAAAGATTTCTTTACCCGCAGTCATTTCATAACGGTAGTCTGCCGATGCGATCCAGAAGCGTAAACCATCTGCACCCATATCTTTGATGATGTCTTGCGGGGTAATGATGTTACCCAATGATTTCGACATCTTACGGCCTTTCTCGTCCACCACGAAGCCGTGCGTTAACAAGCCTTTGTATGGCGCACGTTCATTGATGGCCATAGAGGTCAGCAATGAAGACTGGAACCAGCCGCGGTGTTGGTCTGAACCTTCAAGGTAAAGATCCGCAGGATCTTGTAGTTCTTCACGTTCACGCAGTACAGCAAAGTGAGTTGTACCAGAGTCGAACCATACGTCTAGGGTATCGCGTACTGCATTGTATTGTTCAGCATCATCACCGATAAACTCACGCGCATCACGGTTGTACCAGCCATCAATACCTTCCTGTTCAATCAGTTTGGCAACTTCTTCGATCAGTTCAGGCGTACGTGGGTGCAGCTCGTTGGTATCTTTGTGTACGAAGAATGGAATTGGCACGCCCCAAGTACGTTGACGTGAGATACACCAGTCTGGACGACCTTCGATCATTGCTTGGATACGGTTTTTACCCCAGTCCGGCACGAAGCTGATCTCATTTTCAATCGCATTCAA is a window of Acinetobacter sp. ASP199 DNA encoding:
- the ileS gene encoding isoleucine--tRNA ligase, producing the protein MSDKQTPENAVDYKATLNLPGTDFAMKANLAVREAKWLEEWYADNIYQQIRASRIGKKKYVLHDGPPYANGQIHLGHAVNKVLKDIIIKSRVMDGFDAPYVPGWDCHGLPIELKVEEKVGKVGVKVDASTFRKACREYAYTQVELQKKDFVRMGVFGDWDNPYLTMNFKQEADIVRSLGAIAKAGHIEPGLKPVNWCLDCGSSLAEAEVEYEDKKSDAIDVGFTVVDLADLSARLGVEVKDSTDIVIWTTTPWTLPANQAVALHAEIEYQLVKARGEEKADQNFILAKDLVESATERYGFTTVEVIADFTGSKLENLVLQHPLISDRQVPVILGEHVIATSGTGAVHTAPGHGVDDYKVGLLYNLKVDNPVGGNGVYLPTSPLFAGEHIYKANPKIIAALGEANKLWAHKPIKHSYPHCWRHKTPIIFRATPQWFISMDAKGLRQGALNAIENEISFVPDWGKNRIQAMIEGRPDWCISRQRTWGVPIPFFVHKDTNELHPRTPELIEEVAKLIEQEGIDGWYNRDAREFIGDDAEQYNAVRDTLDVWFDSGTTHFAVLREREELQDPADLYLEGSDQHRGWFQSSLLTSMAINERAPYKGLLTHGFVVDEKGRKMSKSLGNIITPQDIIKDMGADGLRFWIASADYRYEMTAGKEIFSRASDGYRRIRNTLRFLLANLNGFKPSTDALPVDQLIALDQYILQRAAEVQETIQKAYEDMNFHIVTNALTNFCINDLGGFYLDIIKDRQYTTKADSAARHSAQTALYHLVQAFVRWMAPILSFTAQEAWPLIPEQSEKYVFTAEWYDIPVAATANLVTEAEWQTLIAVKSAVNKFIEAARTEKTVGSNLSAKVELWATAELKAVLDKLDDELRFVLITSQVIVNEFDAAQGEASDLEGLNVKVSAADGEKCVRCWHVLPDVNTHAAHPGLCGRCIINLPTGQGEERKYA